One stretch of Oxobacter pfennigii DNA includes these proteins:
- the gcvT gene encoding glycine cleavage system aminomethyltransferase GcvT, producing MNTLKRTVLYEEHLSLKASMVDFGGWDMPVNYPAGIVEEHLYTRKKAGLFDISHMGRFKIVGREAVPYLQHVLTNNVLALDLLQSQYTMIPNEKGGALDDAYLYRFYEDEFLLVVNASNAQKDWAHLTEEIKKFDCQMTDESNSIAMISVQGPLSKDIIIGISNDPYLTEPVKNALNILELDGKEVLVAKTGYTGEPIGFELFVKSDDAVPMWKLLMEKGAMPAGLGARDTLRLEAGLPLYGHELGLDVEGIEIPIFSCPLAKFAVSFANVKGNYIGREALLKQFEAFQKILKRDFSDIKDLPKIVKPFALIDKGIARAGFKIFKEGSEAGYVTSGTMIPYLKTEGQGLSTKIKEEKAMRSIGLALVNSDILIDDEIEVEIRSNKSKAVIVPYHLRGDAPPFARPILYGVTEEYTSDTSGDYKTKTLNLIEKSLNNHLWRQEECINLIPSEQTHSNAVRLLSVTDPSFRYAEHKKTKSFYDYDIFYYQGTNFIDEVEHLLAYELKKYFNCSLVESRLISGQMANTAVFSALMDFKNRANRKRDAKRLGYVMNNHIIRGGHLSAQPMGALHDYIAIDPVTEKAAIVNFPVLKDNTFKIDAGETKKLIDRYKPELIIFGKSMILHKEPVSEIRRFIDEQNINTVIMYDMAHVLGLVGDYFQNPFKEGAEIVTGSTHKTFFGTQRGVIAANYREEELKWELWETIENRAFPGSVSNHHLGTMLGLLMAAYEMNHFKDEYQKNIVDNAKYFAKALKNDGLDVAGDPSISFTETHQVIVRVGYGTGPLIARRLEDNNIIVNYQATPEEEGFTASGALRIGVSEMVRFGFGQNEFDKLAELMADVILMNKDVKEEVKKLRSSYIDMKYCFTDREIENCINKLGSKIFK from the coding sequence ATGAATACTTTAAAAAGAACAGTACTTTATGAAGAACATTTGTCTCTTAAAGCTTCCATGGTAGACTTCGGTGGATGGGATATGCCGGTAAATTATCCTGCCGGAATTGTGGAAGAGCATTTATATACAAGAAAAAAAGCCGGACTTTTTGACATATCTCACATGGGGAGATTTAAAATTGTGGGCAGGGAGGCGGTGCCATACCTTCAGCATGTTCTGACAAACAATGTATTAGCACTGGATTTATTGCAATCCCAATACACAATGATTCCCAATGAAAAGGGTGGGGCATTAGATGATGCTTATCTTTACCGCTTTTATGAGGATGAATTTCTGCTTGTTGTCAACGCATCAAATGCGCAAAAGGACTGGGCTCATTTAACGGAAGAAATTAAAAAATTTGATTGTCAAATGACCGATGAATCAAACAGCATTGCTATGATTTCAGTTCAAGGGCCTTTATCGAAGGATATAATAATTGGCATATCCAATGACCCTTACCTTACAGAGCCTGTAAAAAATGCTCTCAATATATTAGAGCTTGACGGCAAAGAAGTATTAGTTGCCAAAACCGGATATACGGGAGAACCCATAGGTTTCGAGCTCTTTGTAAAGTCAGATGATGCCGTTCCAATGTGGAAGCTTTTAATGGAAAAGGGGGCCATGCCGGCAGGTTTAGGCGCAAGGGATACCTTGAGGCTGGAAGCAGGATTGCCACTATATGGTCATGAGCTAGGACTGGATGTTGAAGGAATTGAGATACCAATCTTTTCCTGCCCCCTGGCTAAATTTGCCGTAAGCTTTGCAAATGTTAAAGGCAATTATATAGGAAGAGAGGCTTTATTAAAACAATTTGAAGCCTTTCAAAAAATATTAAAAAGAGATTTTTCGGATATAAAAGACTTGCCTAAAATAGTTAAACCCTTTGCTTTAATTGACAAAGGAATTGCAAGGGCTGGATTTAAGATTTTCAAGGAGGGAAGTGAAGCCGGTTACGTTACCAGCGGCACCATGATTCCTTATCTTAAAACCGAAGGCCAGGGCCTAAGCACTAAAATAAAAGAGGAAAAGGCCATGAGGTCAATAGGTTTAGCCCTTGTAAACAGCGATATATTGATTGATGATGAAATAGAGGTAGAAATCCGTAGCAATAAATCAAAGGCAGTGATTGTGCCTTATCATTTAAGAGGAGATGCACCTCCCTTTGCCCGTCCCATACTTTATGGTGTTACTGAAGAATATACAAGTGACACTTCAGGAGATTATAAAACTAAAACTCTTAATTTAATTGAAAAAAGCCTTAATAACCATTTATGGAGGCAGGAGGAATGTATTAATTTAATACCTTCGGAGCAAACCCATTCCAATGCCGTCAGGTTGTTATCCGTAACGGATCCGTCCTTCCGATATGCCGAGCATAAAAAGACCAAGTCCTTTTATGATTATGATATATTCTACTATCAGGGTACAAACTTCATAGATGAGGTGGAACATTTACTGGCATATGAGCTTAAGAAATATTTCAATTGTTCCCTTGTGGAAAGCAGGCTAATAAGCGGACAGATGGCAAATACAGCGGTTTTCAGTGCCTTGATGGATTTTAAAAACCGTGCCAACAGAAAGCGCGATGCAAAAAGGCTGGGCTATGTGATGAACAACCATATAATAAGGGGAGGGCATTTGAGCGCCCAGCCCATGGGTGCGTTGCATGACTATATTGCCATAGACCCTGTTACCGAAAAGGCAGCTATAGTCAATTTCCCGGTTTTAAAGGACAATACCTTTAAAATAGATGCCGGAGAAACTAAAAAGCTTATTGACAGATACAAACCGGAGCTCATAATCTTCGGCAAGAGCATGATTTTGCACAAGGAACCTGTTTCGGAAATAAGAAGGTTCATAGATGAGCAAAACATAAATACCGTTATAATGTATGATATGGCACATGTTTTAGGGTTAGTAGGGGATTACTTTCAGAATCCCTTTAAAGAGGGCGCTGAAATTGTAACCGGATCAACCCACAAGACCTTTTTCGGAACTCAAAGAGGCGTTATTGCAGCAAACTACAGGGAAGAAGAACTAAAGTGGGAACTGTGGGAAACCATAGAAAACAGAGCTTTCCCCGGAAGTGTAAGCAATCATCATTTGGGAACCATGCTGGGACTTTTAATGGCGGCCTATGAAATGAATCATTTTAAAGATGAATATCAGAAAAACATAGTTGACAATGCAAAGTATTTTGCAAAAGCCTTGAAAAATGACGGCCTTGATGTAGCGGGAGATCCTTCGATTTCCTTTACCGAAACCCATCAGGTTATTGTGAGGGTGGGCTATGGCACAGGTCCTTTGATAGCAAGAAGGCTGGAAGATAACAACATCATAGTAAACTATCAGGCAACTCCTGAAGAAGAAGGCTTTACAGCTTCAGGAGCGCTAAGGATTGGTGTTTCTGAAATGGTCAGGTTTGGCTTTGGACAAAATGAATTTGATAAATTAGCAGAATTGATGGCCGACGTCATTTTAATGAATAAGGATGTAAAAGAAGAGGTTAAAAAATTAAGGAGCTCATATATAGATATGAAGTATTGCTTTACTGACAGGGAAATTGAGAACTGTATAAATAAGCTAGGCAGTAAAATTTTTAAATAA
- a CDS encoding poly-gamma-glutamate hydrolase family protein encodes MENGAARFILAFSLSLMIMTILSGVNSFAAADKYNNFRELSLNEKLDTDYKITRSYSNSNIAVIAIHGGNIEKGSSELAYELASQGNFNYYSFEGIKKEGNLSLHITSNNFDEPTALDMISKSDTTLSVHGCAGKDEFTYIGGLDKELAEKIRVSLKAHGFTVLDPPQHLAGIYKSNVINLNARNKGVQLEISAGLRDHFLKPHGQREVFDRYINALLEALNTIDNQETLQK; translated from the coding sequence ATGGAAAATGGCGCAGCAAGGTTTATTCTAGCTTTTAGTTTATCACTTATGATTATGACAATTTTATCAGGGGTTAATTCATTTGCCGCTGCAGATAAATACAATAATTTTAGGGAATTAAGCCTTAATGAAAAGTTAGATACGGATTATAAAATTACCCGATCATATTCCAATTCAAATATTGCCGTTATTGCAATCCATGGCGGCAATATAGAAAAGGGCAGCAGCGAATTAGCTTATGAATTGGCTTCCCAGGGCAATTTTAATTATTATTCTTTTGAAGGAATAAAAAAGGAGGGTAACCTGTCTCTCCACATTACTTCCAACAATTTTGATGAGCCAACTGCCCTTGATATGATATCTAAATCAGATACAACATTATCTGTACATGGATGTGCCGGCAAAGATGAATTTACCTATATTGGCGGACTGGATAAAGAGCTGGCCGAAAAAATCAGGGTTTCTCTTAAAGCCCATGGATTTACTGTTTTGGACCCTCCCCAGCATTTAGCCGGCATATACAAGTCAAATGTCATTAACCTCAATGCAAGAAATAAGGGAGTCCAGTTGGAAATATCGGCAGGTTTAAGGGATCACTTTCTAAAACCCCATGGCCAAAGGGAAGTATTTGATAGATATATAAATGCTTTATTAGAGGCTCTAAATACTATTGATAACCAGGAAACCTTGCAAAAATAG
- a CDS encoding poly-gamma-glutamate hydrolase family protein gives MKRKTFVVLTACLLCLTLLGGIAYASFSLGIYRNFADLSENETVDVDYRITSNDKNSGTTIFTVHGGGIAKGTSELAAALADRGGFNLYLFEGIKPADNLNLHITSTQFDEPAAINMIENSNTAVSFIGTKEETAMLTYVGGQNQLLARLIKLHLQAAGFNVQDAPYIPTNIAGTLSSNIVNKNKLLFDTYKLGGVQIAVSKGMRDALLKDDAYFQSYVTNINNALSSSWPLAVETLKPHPNNASPSSMARQNANENAAFNRSDTDIDKTIKEVLQYDFNSPKELIDKLKEETKK, from the coding sequence ATGAAGAGAAAAACTTTTGTTGTTTTAACCGCTTGTTTGCTTTGCCTTACCTTACTTGGAGGTATTGCTTACGCTTCATTTTCACTGGGAATTTACCGTAATTTTGCAGACTTAAGTGAAAATGAAACAGTAGATGTCGACTATAGAATAACAAGCAATGACAAGAATAGCGGTACGACAATATTCACCGTACACGGCGGCGGTATTGCAAAAGGTACATCTGAACTGGCTGCTGCGCTGGCTGATAGAGGAGGATTTAATCTCTATCTGTTTGAGGGTATAAAACCAGCTGATAATCTAAACCTGCACATAACTTCAACACAATTTGATGAGCCAGCAGCCATAAACATGATCGAAAACTCAAATACAGCAGTCTCCTTCATTGGAACAAAAGAAGAAACTGCAATGCTAACATACGTTGGAGGCCAGAACCAGCTGCTGGCCAGATTAATAAAACTGCATCTGCAGGCAGCAGGCTTTAACGTTCAGGATGCCCCTTATATTCCAACGAATATAGCAGGAACTCTCAGCAGTAATATTGTTAACAAAAACAAGCTATTGTTTGACACATATAAACTGGGAGGAGTACAGATAGCAGTATCCAAAGGCATGAGAGATGCGCTTTTAAAGGATGACGCATACTTTCAATCATACGTCACAAACATAAATAATGCACTTAGCAGCAGCTGGCCTTTAGCGGTTGAAACTTTAAAGCCTCATCCCAACAATGCATCTCCGTCTTCTATGGCTAGGCAAAACGCCAATGAAAATGCTGCATTCAATAGATCCGATACTGATATAGATAAGACCATTAAAGAAGTTTTACAATACGACTTCAATTCACCGAAAGAATTAATAGACAAGCTTAAAGAAGAAACAAAAAAATAG
- the pgsC gene encoding poly-gamma-glutamate biosynthesis protein PgsC, whose product MITTNTYTAIIIGIILSLLFTELTGVLPAGLVVPGYLSLTMDKPQTLLIIFLISLVTYLIVTYGIGKITILYGKRKITAMIAIAIIIKYMLSFIIPDAYIGLIGLAAMGAVVPGLIANTIQRQGFIPTIASTSLLTVLTYAATLSVGFIG is encoded by the coding sequence TTGATTACAACAAATACATATACGGCAATAATCATAGGAATTATTCTAAGCCTGCTATTTACCGAGCTTACGGGAGTTCTGCCGGCAGGATTGGTAGTGCCGGGATATTTATCATTAACCATGGACAAGCCACAAACACTATTAATAATATTTCTGATAAGCCTGGTGACTTATTTAATAGTTACATACGGTATCGGAAAAATCACAATTTTGTATGGCAAAAGAAAAATTACAGCAATGATAGCCATAGCAATAATTATTAAATATATGCTCAGCTTTATAATTCCGGACGCATATATTGGTTTAATAGGGCTGGCGGCCATGGGTGCCGTTGTCCCAGGATTAATAGCGAATACAATTCAAAGGCAGGGATTTATTCCTACTATTGCAAGTACAAGCTTACTGACTGTTTTAACCTACGCAGCAACACTATCGGTAGGGTTTATTGGTTAA
- the pgsB gene encoding poly-gamma-glutamate synthase PgsB: MFLVIFLVAGVILLGVVEQVNHNKNLSSINTRVNVNGTRGKSTVTRLITGILKESGVKVVGKTTGTSARILYWDKDEEKPIVRGPLGPNIIEQKSVVREAAMLGAEAFVTECMAVNPDYQITFQEKLVQANIGVIVNVREDHLDLCGPTLDFIAESFTATIPKNGFLIISDSEYNDYFTKMAEKRNSKTIIADNSKIPDGYLDKFGYVIFPENVSIALAVAEALNIDRDVALRGMLNAEPDPGALKIYTIGQKNKGYFVNGFAANDPNSTLFIWNHIKTMGYPTDKNLILVNCRPDRVDRTIQFAEDVLPNMDIDILAVMGQSTKPITEALNKKKIRAKRYMNLEGLTAIEVFREIEKYFSERVVYGVGNIHGGGDELVDLITEDSIVFYKYKSA; this comes from the coding sequence TTGTTTTTAGTAATTTTTTTGGTTGCCGGGGTGATATTGCTTGGAGTTGTTGAGCAGGTGAACCATAACAAAAACTTATCCAGCATAAATACCCGTGTTAATGTAAATGGGACAAGGGGTAAATCCACAGTTACAAGGTTGATAACCGGAATATTAAAAGAATCAGGAGTCAAAGTTGTGGGTAAAACCACAGGCACAAGTGCAAGAATACTATATTGGGATAAAGATGAGGAAAAGCCAATAGTAAGAGGCCCTTTAGGACCAAACATCATTGAGCAAAAATCAGTTGTCAGAGAAGCTGCAATGCTGGGGGCAGAAGCCTTTGTAACCGAATGTATGGCAGTTAATCCGGATTATCAAATTACTTTCCAGGAAAAATTGGTACAAGCTAATATCGGTGTAATTGTGAATGTAAGGGAAGACCATCTTGACTTATGTGGTCCTACATTAGATTTCATAGCTGAATCCTTTACAGCCACAATTCCCAAGAATGGATTTTTAATTATTTCAGACAGCGAATATAATGACTATTTTACAAAAATGGCAGAAAAGCGGAACTCTAAAACCATTATTGCAGATAACTCCAAAATCCCTGATGGCTATTTAGACAAATTCGGTTATGTAATTTTTCCTGAAAACGTCTCTATTGCTCTGGCTGTGGCTGAAGCATTGAATATCGACAGGGATGTTGCCCTAAGAGGTATGTTAAATGCCGAGCCGGATCCTGGCGCGTTAAAAATATATACCATAGGACAAAAGAATAAGGGCTATTTCGTCAATGGCTTTGCAGCAAATGATCCAAATTCTACCTTATTTATATGGAACCATATTAAAACTATGGGATATCCCACAGACAAAAATCTGATTCTTGTAAACTGCCGGCCTGACAGGGTTGACAGGACAATACAATTTGCAGAAGACGTATTGCCCAATATGGACATAGATATACTGGCAGTTATGGGCCAGAGCACTAAGCCAATAACTGAAGCCTTAAATAAGAAAAAAATAAGGGCAAAACGGTATATGAATTTAGAAGGATTGACTGCTATTGAAGTTTTTCGTGAAATAGAAAAATATTTTTCTGAACGTGTGGTATATGGAGTTGGAAACATACATGGCGGTGGCGATGAACTTGTTGATTTAATAACTGAAGACTCAATTGTTTTTTACAAATATAAAAGCGCTTAA
- a CDS encoding rod shape-determining protein: protein MFNLSRDMGIDLGTANTLIYVKGKGIIFREPSVVAIKDDSTRQPLAVGAEAKQMIGKTPGNIVAIKPLKDGVIANFDITQTMMKYFIRKSFSKSSFVKPRIMACYPSSVTQVERKAIEEAIYQAGAKNVYLFPEPMAAAIGAGLPVEEPTGSMIVDIGGGTTDVAIISLGGIVTNKSLRIAGNKLDLDIISYIRKEYSLMIGERMAEQIKIEIGSAFSDEVEKTMEIRGRDLITGLPKVLTITSAGIHEALSESVSSIVDAIKSTLEKAPPELSADIMDKGIMLTGGGALLYGLDKLISKETDLTVNIADEPLDCVAIGTGKVLDNIDKAGYMSSMSLSGKKRYIG, encoded by the coding sequence ATGTTTAATTTGTCAAGAGATATGGGGATAGATTTAGGTACCGCTAATACTTTGATATATGTTAAAGGAAAAGGTATCATATTTCGGGAGCCATCTGTCGTTGCTATAAAAGATGATTCTACGAGGCAGCCCCTTGCTGTAGGTGCTGAAGCAAAACAGATGATAGGCAAAACTCCTGGAAATATTGTAGCAATAAAGCCTTTAAAGGATGGAGTTATTGCAAATTTTGATATAACTCAAACAATGATGAAGTACTTTATCAGGAAATCCTTTAGCAAAAGTTCTTTCGTAAAGCCAAGGATTATGGCATGTTATCCTTCGAGTGTAACTCAAGTAGAAAGAAAAGCTATTGAAGAAGCAATATATCAGGCTGGTGCAAAAAATGTATATTTGTTTCCTGAACCAATGGCGGCAGCCATAGGAGCCGGGTTGCCCGTTGAAGAGCCCACAGGCAGCATGATTGTAGACATCGGTGGCGGAACCACCGATGTGGCAATAATTTCTTTAGGGGGTATAGTAACGAACAAGTCACTGCGGATTGCAGGCAATAAATTAGATCTGGACATAATTTCTTACATAAGGAAAGAATATAGCCTTATGATTGGTGAAAGAATGGCAGAACAGATTAAAATTGAAATAGGCTCGGCTTTCTCCGATGAAGTAGAAAAGACAATGGAAATTAGAGGCAGAGACCTTATTACCGGCCTTCCAAAGGTACTTACGATAACTTCAGCAGGAATCCATGAAGCCCTCAGTGAGTCTGTAAGCTCAATAGTTGATGCTATTAAGTCTACATTGGAAAAAGCCCCTCCCGAATTGTCAGCAGATATTATGGATAAAGGTATTATGCTTACCGGAGGCGGAGCTTTACTTTATGGGCTTGATAAATTAATAAGTAAAGAAACGGATTTAACGGTAAACATTGCTGATGAACCTTTAGATTGTGTTGCAATAGGGACAGGAAAAGTACTTGATAATATTGATAAAGCAGGTTATATGAGTTCCATGTCTCTATCAGGGAAAAAAAGATATATCGGTTAA
- a CDS encoding sensor histidine kinase — MNNYIRQCNEKLQWVIHSIYKFLAFIKHLLQEQFNKNIYTRILFTNVTAFVAGLIAVTMFSTYVVKQVAYDQSQQDLLRKAKRVNYALLQQTGQSWVPAPDEQANNQGQGGQEFLKFLADTFDVKITIYNKEGNIIGTSEDQEVVPGSKVETKFIEILTKGETIITKAQDSETGQPTLIAFVPMGNNMSTIQNGILLETKPSNVELALNKMRLYLIIGGMIILVIFIFISVHLAMYISRPISRLSTTVSEISRGSDVLSVEDQPLDEINILAGQLNKLAVRLQKIQAESSRMEEERARLFGEISHELRTPLTSVQGFVEAIRDGIVQDEALMERYLDTIYIQTLHITRLVDDLLALSRLESGNITVEKLPVNLIALAQGVVMSMEDAAKSRSTSILFEKKTENAVVIGDVDRMEQIIRNLLKNAIRATENGTVRVGVETRQSEIVLSIEDDGIGIASEDLPHIWDRFYRVKNQRENPMQENGSGLGLVIVKKLVQLQGGSIDVASQLGKGTTFSISFPSFDQK; from the coding sequence ATGAATAACTATATAAGACAATGCAATGAAAAACTCCAGTGGGTAATTCACTCTATATACAAATTCTTAGCTTTTATAAAGCATTTGCTGCAGGAGCAATTCAATAAAAATATTTATACCAGAATATTGTTTACCAATGTAACAGCCTTTGTTGCCGGCCTTATTGCTGTAACAATGTTTTCTACCTATGTGGTAAAACAGGTAGCTTATGATCAGTCCCAGCAGGACTTATTGCGCAAAGCCAAAAGAGTGAACTATGCCTTACTCCAGCAGACGGGCCAGTCGTGGGTGCCGGCACCTGACGAACAAGCAAATAATCAGGGTCAGGGGGGCCAGGAATTTTTAAAATTTCTGGCCGATACATTTGATGTTAAAATTACTATTTATAATAAAGAAGGAAACATTATAGGCACCTCGGAGGATCAGGAAGTGGTACCCGGCAGCAAGGTGGAGACAAAATTCATTGAAATACTCACTAAAGGTGAAACAATTATTACAAAGGCTCAGGATAGTGAAACAGGCCAGCCTACCTTAATCGCCTTTGTACCCATGGGTAACAACATGAGCACCATTCAAAACGGTATTTTGCTGGAAACAAAGCCTTCCAATGTGGAACTTGCCTTAAACAAAATGCGTTTATACCTTATTATCGGTGGAATGATCATACTTGTGATTTTTATTTTCATTTCTGTTCATCTGGCCATGTACATCTCAAGGCCCATTTCCCGCCTGTCTACCACCGTGTCGGAAATCAGCAGGGGCAGCGATGTTTTAAGCGTTGAGGATCAGCCACTGGATGAGATCAATATCCTTGCCGGCCAACTAAACAAACTGGCGGTAAGGCTGCAAAAGATACAGGCTGAAAGCAGCAGAATGGAAGAAGAAAGAGCCCGGCTGTTTGGTGAGATATCCCATGAATTGCGTACTCCGCTGACGTCTGTCCAGGGGTTTGTTGAGGCCATCCGCGATGGAATAGTGCAAGATGAAGCTTTAATGGAGCGATATCTGGATACCATTTATATCCAGACTCTTCATATTACCAGACTGGTAGATGACCTGCTGGCATTAAGCCGGCTGGAAAGCGGTAATATTACTGTAGAAAAGCTTCCTGTAAACCTGATAGCCCTGGCCCAAGGTGTGGTCATGTCCATGGAGGATGCGGCCAAAAGCAGAAGTACCTCCATCCTGTTTGAGAAGAAAACAGAAAACGCAGTAGTTATAGGGGATGTTGACAGGATGGAACAGATTATAAGAAATCTTCTCAAGAATGCTATCAGGGCTACGGAAAATGGCACCGTCAGAGTCGGCGTGGAAACCCGGCAAAGTGAAATTGTACTTTCCATTGAAGATGATGGTATTGGCATAGCGAGTGAGGACTTACCTCACATTTGGGACAGATTTTATAGGGTAAAGAACCAGCGCGAAAACCCCATGCAGGAAAATGGAAGCGGTCTTGGCCTGGTGATTGTAAAAAAGCTGGTTCAGTTACAAGGAGGCAGTATAGATGTTGCCAGCCAATTAGGAAAGGGTACAACCTTTAGCATAAGTTTTCCATCTTTTGACCAGAAATAA
- a CDS encoding response regulator transcription factor, whose amino-acid sequence MPYLGKVLIVDDDQNVLELVKLYCEREGFEVIALSDGELVLPTFGRENPDAVILDIMLPGKDGLTLCRSLREVRMVPIIMLTAKGEEADRVLGLEMGADDYVSKPFSPRELVARIKAVLRRTQTIGEVTSWKLKYPCLEIQADTRRVFVDGKETEVTPKEFDLLYHLAQNPRRVFTRDELLATVWGYDYFGDQRTVDVHIRRLRAKLSPLSHEYLATVWGVGYQFTPPAQGGESTT is encoded by the coding sequence ATGCCGTATTTAGGCAAGGTTTTGATAGTCGATGATGACCAAAATGTACTGGAACTGGTAAAGTTATACTGTGAAAGAGAAGGTTTTGAAGTCATTGCCCTAAGTGACGGTGAGCTTGTGCTGCCCACATTCGGCCGTGAAAATCCCGATGCGGTAATACTGGATATCATGCTTCCAGGTAAAGACGGGCTTACTCTGTGCCGCAGTTTAAGGGAGGTACGTATGGTCCCCATTATCATGCTTACAGCCAAGGGCGAGGAAGCCGATCGAGTTTTGGGACTGGAAATGGGAGCTGATGACTATGTTTCCAAACCCTTTAGCCCCAGAGAATTAGTAGCCAGAATCAAAGCGGTGCTTCGCCGCACTCAAACCATTGGTGAGGTGACAAGTTGGAAATTGAAATACCCCTGTTTGGAAATTCAGGCCGATACCAGAAGAGTTTTTGTTGATGGCAAAGAAACAGAAGTTACCCCCAAAGAATTCGATTTACTTTATCATCTGGCCCAAAACCCTCGACGGGTTTTCACCAGAGATGAGCTGCTGGCAACGGTCTGGGGATATGATTATTTTGGCGATCAACGTACAGTGGATGTCCATATCCGCAGGCTGAGGGCAAAGTTATCTCCCTTGTCCCACGAATATCTAGCAACCGTTTGGGGTGTAGGATACCAGTTTACACCTCCTGCACAGGGAGGAGAAAGTACGACATGA